One stretch of Oncorhynchus clarkii lewisi isolate Uvic-CL-2024 chromosome 3, UVic_Ocla_1.0, whole genome shotgun sequence DNA includes these proteins:
- the LOC139405824 gene encoding transcriptional repressor CTCF-like has protein sequence MLPNIKSLRMLLRLKAAVDELFGAVETTIAEYQQELCRSKEEKDRTIAEYQEKMSRSEEENARLQRLLDVVLKPEVKLQRLEDLQQLTLSISEEVSPEQQDCSLGQEEPSQIKVEQEELWVISQGQEQLQAMDYDTDDTDDSADTEAFISTARVKGDCNQNPSQSSHLYQVLTQREENTDRDELPSTTMQIEQIKTENVSDSDSQPPSAVNSDWSETQIESGDSVDWMESEGPPLKSKSTQTEVGPGVCTKVRESTVLSHLKSPIPSNAVRHCRICAKPFITMTSLVIHAHRHRQLSRCGICGRTFESVESLKEHLHFHVASTGSLVTSVVYASQRMRRFCWKSI, from the exons ATGTTGCCTAACATAAAATCATTGAGAATGTTGCTTCGATTAAAAGCGGCTGTCGACGAGCTATTCGGGGCAGTTGAAACAACGATAGCAGAGTACCAGCAAGAATTATGCCGTTCAAAAGAGGAGAAAGACCGAACGATAGCAGAGTACCAGGAAAAAATGTCCCGTTCGGAAGAAGAGAACGCCCGGCTACAGAGGCTGCTGGATGTCGTTCTTAAACCAGAAGTAAAGTTACAGAGACTAGAAG ACCTCCAGcagctcactctctccatctctgaagaAGTTTCCCCTGAGCAGCAGGATTGTAGTCTGGGGCAGGAGGAACCTTCTCAGATTAAAGTGGAACAGGAGGAGCTATGGGTCATCAGTCAGGGACAAGAGCAGCTTCAAGCGATGGATTATGATACTGATGATACTGATGATTCTGCTGATACAGAAGCCTTCATATCTACTGCCAGAGTAAAAGGTGACTGTAATCAGAACCCAAGTCAGTCCTCACATCTTTACCAAGTTTTAACCCAACGTGAAGAAAACACAGACAGGGATGAGCTACCCAGCACCACAATGCAAATTGAACAGATTAAAACAGAAAATGTCAGTGACAGTGACTCTCAGCCCCCATCTGCAGTCAATTCAGACTGGTCTGAAACTCAGATTGAGAGTGGTGATAGTGTTGATTGGATGGAGAGTGAAGGACCTCCACTCAAGTCAAAGAGTACACAGACAGAAGTTGGACCAGGAGTCTGTACTAAAGTCAGAGAATCCACAGTGTTGTCCCATTTGAAATCCCCTATCCCCAGTAATGCTGTTCGTCATTGTAGAATATGTGCAAAACCTTTTATCACCATGACGTCTCTAGTGATTCATGCCCATAGACATAGACAGCTATCTCGGTGTGGTATCTGCGGAAGAACCTTTGAATCTGTAGAAAGTTTGAAAGAACATCTACATTTTCATGTTGCAAGTACAGGATCACTTGTTACATCTGTGGTATATGCTTCACAGAGGATGAGGAGGTTTTGCTGGAAGAGCATATGA